In the Bordetella genomosp. 10 genome, one interval contains:
- a CDS encoding diguanylate cyclase domain-containing protein, whose translation MTTPPSSSGPRLPTLRDALRRAQVSVTIIAVGLVGLVLTIMGLVALRAYAEHNTGLIARSMLYTVEASAVFHDAPAAQDALALIANAESVGTAIVFDRDGLVLAQWGRPPDQRFAWIRRPFERIFTPPPIVTPIVHRGHTVGTLLVTGHPGTMLAFLLKGVAGILACLVASAMLARAIARRTFENIVEPLRNLAQVAHAVRNERAFGARLPPADIAELNALGEDFNALLDQLQAWQNQLQHENAALAHKAAHDSLTGLPNRSHFEERLQQAIHDAGVLGQQVAVLFIDSDRFKEINDQQGHASGDAVLIHIAARVRNLLREGDLVARLGGDEFAVLISPLRDVETARRLAAKILASMREPIRLPGGSETVSSLSIGVAVYPDHAKDARSLFEAADSAMYHAKRQGGDSQALAQPRPETPTLYPKEIPS comes from the coding sequence ATGACAACCCCACCGAGCTCCTCCGGTCCCCGTCTTCCCACGCTGCGCGATGCGCTGCGCCGGGCGCAGGTGTCCGTGACCATCATCGCGGTCGGCCTGGTCGGCCTGGTGCTGACCATCATGGGCCTTGTCGCGCTGCGCGCCTACGCCGAACACAACACCGGGCTGATCGCCCGCTCCATGCTCTATACGGTGGAGGCCTCGGCCGTCTTCCACGACGCGCCCGCGGCCCAGGACGCGCTGGCCCTGATCGCCAACGCGGAAAGCGTGGGCACGGCCATCGTGTTCGACCGCGACGGCCTGGTGCTGGCGCAATGGGGCCGTCCGCCCGACCAGCGATTTGCCTGGATACGGCGGCCGTTCGAAAGAATCTTCACGCCTCCGCCCATCGTCACCCCCATCGTGCATCGCGGCCATACGGTCGGCACGCTGCTGGTGACCGGCCACCCGGGCACCATGCTGGCCTTCCTGCTCAAGGGGGTGGCCGGCATCCTGGCCTGTCTGGTTGCCAGCGCCATGCTCGCGCGCGCCATCGCGCGGCGCACCTTCGAGAACATCGTCGAGCCCCTGCGCAACCTGGCCCAGGTGGCGCACGCGGTGCGCAACGAACGCGCCTTCGGCGCGCGGCTGCCGCCGGCCGACATCGCCGAGCTCAACGCGCTGGGCGAGGACTTCAACGCCCTGCTGGACCAGTTGCAGGCGTGGCAGAACCAGTTGCAGCACGAAAACGCCGCGCTGGCGCACAAGGCGGCGCACGACAGCCTGACCGGCCTGCCCAATCGCTCGCATTTCGAGGAAAGGCTGCAACAGGCCATCCACGACGCCGGCGTGCTGGGGCAGCAGGTCGCGGTGCTGTTCATCGACAGCGACCGCTTCAAGGAAATCAACGACCAGCAGGGCCATGCCTCGGGCGACGCGGTGCTTATCCACATCGCCGCGCGCGTGCGCAACCTGCTGCGCGAAGGCGACCTGGTGGCGCGGCTGGGCGGCGACGAATTCGCCGTGCTGATCTCGCCGCTGCGCGATGTCGAGACGGCCCGCCGGCTGGCCGCCAAGATCCTGGCGAGCATGCGCGAGCCCATCCGCCTGCCGGGCGGCAGCGAAACGGTGAGCTCGCTGAGCATCGGCGTCGCCGTCTACCCGGACCACGCCAAGGACGCGCGCAGCCTGTTCGAGGCCGCCGATAGCGCCATGTATCACGCCAAGCGGCAGGGCGGCGACAGCCAGGCCCTGGCCCAGCCGCGGCCCGAGACGCCCACCCTCTATCCCAAGGAGATCCCATCGTGA
- the fba gene encoding class II fructose-bisphosphate aldolase (catalyzes the reversible aldol condensation of dihydroxyacetonephosphate and glyceraldehyde 3-phosphate in the Calvin cycle, glycolysis, and/or gluconeogenesis): MALVSMRQLLDHAAEHGYGIPAFNVNNLEQVQAIMEAAAETDSPVIMQASAGARKYAGEGFLKYLIQAAVESYPHIPVVMHQDHGQSPAICQGAINLGFSSVMMDGSLKEDGKTIADYDYNVDVTRKVVDMAHKVGVTVEGELGCLGSLETMQGDKEDGHGADGKLTMDQLLTDPEQAADFVRKTQLDALAIAIGTSHGAYKFTRKPTGDILSISRIKEIHKRLPNTHLVMHGSSSVPQELLAEIREFGGDMKETYGVPVEEIQEAIKYGVRKINIDTDIRLAMTGAIRRFFAENPAKFDPREYLKPARAAAKGICVKRYTEFGTAGNASKIKATPLTDIAQAYASGKLAQVVQ; this comes from the coding sequence ATGGCCCTAGTTTCGATGCGCCAGTTGCTCGACCACGCCGCCGAGCATGGTTATGGCATCCCTGCTTTCAACGTCAATAATCTGGAACAGGTCCAGGCCATCATGGAAGCGGCTGCCGAAACCGACAGCCCGGTGATCATGCAGGCCTCGGCCGGCGCCCGCAAGTATGCCGGCGAGGGCTTTCTGAAGTATCTGATCCAGGCCGCCGTCGAATCGTATCCGCACATCCCCGTGGTGATGCACCAGGATCACGGCCAATCGCCGGCCATCTGCCAGGGCGCCATCAACCTGGGCTTCTCCAGCGTGATGATGGACGGCTCGCTGAAGGAAGACGGCAAGACCATCGCCGACTACGACTACAACGTCGACGTCACCCGCAAGGTGGTGGACATGGCGCACAAGGTCGGCGTGACGGTGGAAGGCGAACTGGGCTGCCTGGGCTCGCTGGAAACCATGCAGGGCGACAAGGAAGACGGCCACGGCGCCGACGGCAAGCTGACCATGGACCAGTTGCTGACCGATCCCGAGCAGGCGGCCGACTTCGTGCGCAAGACGCAACTGGACGCCCTGGCCATCGCCATCGGCACCAGCCACGGCGCCTACAAATTCACCCGCAAGCCCACCGGCGACATCCTGTCGATTTCCCGCATCAAGGAAATCCACAAGCGCCTGCCCAACACCCACCTGGTGATGCACGGCAGCTCCAGCGTGCCGCAGGAACTGCTGGCCGAAATCCGCGAATTCGGCGGCGACATGAAGGAAACCTACGGCGTGCCCGTCGAGGAAATCCAGGAAGCCATCAAGTACGGCGTGCGCAAGATCAACATCGACACCGACATCCGCCTGGCCATGACCGGCGCCATCCGCCGCTTCTTCGCCGAGAATCCCGCCAAGTTCGACCCGCGCGAATACCTGAAGCCGGCGCGCGCCGCGGCCAAGGGGATCTGTGTCAAGCGCTATACGGAATTCGGCACCGCCGGCAACGCCAGCAAGATCAAGGCGACGCCGCTGACCGATATCGCCCAGGCCTACGCCAGCGGCAAGCTGGCCCAGGTCGTGCAGTAA
- a CDS encoding phosphoribosylaminoimidazolesuccinocarboxamide synthase, which produces MTTALHQSSIKSLPLLGRGKVRDMYAVGDDKLLIVATDRISAFDVILDDPIPGKGQVLTELTEFWLGKLGHILPTHSTGVRPEDVVAPDEVDQVRGRAVVVKRLKPILVEAVARGYLIGSGWKDYQATGAVCGIALPPGLQQASQLPQPIFTPAAKAEFGTHDENVDFAHVVKEVGQEMAERIRDVTLKLYGEAARFAATKGIIIADTKFEFGLDEQGTLHLMDEVLTPDSSRFWPADGYKVGISPPSFDKQFVRDWLETQDWDKTPPAPRLPADVLAKTAAKYREALDRLMA; this is translated from the coding sequence GTGACTACCGCCTTGCATCAATCCAGCATCAAGTCCCTGCCGCTGCTGGGACGCGGCAAGGTGCGCGACATGTACGCGGTGGGCGACGACAAGTTGCTCATCGTGGCCACCGACCGCATCTCCGCGTTCGACGTCATCCTGGATGACCCCATTCCCGGCAAGGGCCAGGTCCTGACCGAGCTGACCGAGTTCTGGCTCGGCAAGCTGGGCCATATCCTGCCCACGCATTCGACCGGCGTGCGGCCGGAGGACGTGGTCGCGCCCGACGAAGTCGACCAGGTGCGCGGCCGCGCCGTCGTGGTCAAGCGCCTGAAGCCCATCCTGGTCGAGGCGGTGGCGCGGGGCTACCTGATCGGTTCGGGCTGGAAGGATTACCAGGCGACCGGCGCGGTGTGCGGCATCGCGCTGCCGCCCGGCCTGCAGCAGGCCAGCCAGTTGCCGCAGCCCATCTTCACGCCGGCCGCCAAGGCGGAGTTCGGCACGCATGACGAAAACGTCGATTTCGCGCATGTGGTCAAGGAAGTGGGCCAGGAAATGGCCGAGCGCATCCGCGACGTGACGCTCAAGCTGTACGGCGAGGCCGCGCGCTTCGCCGCCACCAAGGGCATCATCATCGCCGACACCAAGTTCGAATTCGGCCTGGACGAGCAGGGGACGCTGCACCTGATGGACGAAGTGCTGACGCCGGACTCCTCGCGTTTCTGGCCGGCCGACGGCTACAAGGTCGGCATCAGCCCGCCGTCCTTCGACAAGCAGTTCGTGCGCGACTGGCTGGAAACCCAGGACTGGGACAAGACGCCGCCGGCGCCGCGCCTGCCCGCCGACGTACTGGCGAAGACCGCCGCCAAGTATCGCGAGGCCCTGGACCGCCTGATGGCCTGA
- a CDS encoding YfiR family protein codes for MSQVASIRLPNGLLSCVASCGLSLGLLLGGGPAARADGAPARAAASARAVAQVVTGILGYARWPTPPHPELPLLCVTGASPYSAVLLAGGEAMSSVRTRRVAPDDDRLAQMCEAIYVGELPRAALTHLLQGVVGKPVVTILEKDPDCSAGGMFCLNIQGAQVGFLINLDIIARSGVRIHPSVLQLARRKPQP; via the coding sequence TTGTCACAGGTAGCATCCATACGCCTTCCGAACGGTCTTCTGTCGTGCGTCGCTTCGTGCGGACTGAGCCTGGGCCTGCTGCTGGGCGGCGGGCCGGCGGCGCGGGCGGACGGCGCGCCGGCCCGCGCCGCCGCGTCGGCCCGCGCGGTGGCGCAGGTGGTGACGGGCATACTCGGATACGCGCGCTGGCCCACGCCGCCGCATCCGGAATTGCCGCTGCTGTGCGTGACGGGCGCCTCGCCCTATTCCGCCGTCCTGCTGGCGGGCGGCGAGGCGATGTCCAGCGTGCGCACGCGCCGGGTGGCGCCCGACGATGACCGCCTCGCGCAGATGTGCGAGGCCATCTACGTCGGCGAACTGCCCCGCGCCGCGTTGACGCATTTGCTGCAAGGGGTCGTCGGCAAGCCTGTGGTCACCATTCTTGAAAAAGATCCCGACTGCAGCGCCGGAGGCATGTTCTGTTTGAACATCCAGGGCGCCCAGGTCGGTTTCCTGATCAATCTGGATATCATCGCCCGCAGCGGCGTGCGTATTCATCCGAGCGTGCTGCAGTTGGCGCGCCGCAAGCCTCAGCCATGA